A portion of the Bubalus kerabau isolate K-KA32 ecotype Philippines breed swamp buffalo chromosome 1, PCC_UOA_SB_1v2, whole genome shotgun sequence genome contains these proteins:
- the LOC129637595 gene encoding peptidyl-prolyl cis-trans isomerase-like 3, producing the protein MSVTLHTDVGDIKIEVFCERTPKTCENFLALCASNYYNGCIFYRNIKGFMVQMGDPTGTGRGGNSIWGKKFEDEYSEYLKHSVRGVLSMANNGPNTNGSQFFITYGKQPHLDMKYTVFGKVIEGLETLDELEKLPVNEKTYRPLNDVHIKDITIHANPFAQ; encoded by the coding sequence atgtcGGTGACATTGCATACAGATGTAGGTGATATTAAAATAGAAGTCTTCTGTGAAAGGACACCCAAAACATGTGAAAATTTCTTGGCTCTTTGTGCCAGTAATTACTACAATGGCtgtatattttatagaaatatcaAGGGTTTCATGGTTCAAATGGGAGATCCGACAGGTACTGGAAGGGGAGGTAACAGTATCTGGGGCAAGAAGTTTGAAGACGAATATAGTGAATATCTTAAGCACAGTGTTAGAGGTGTTCTATCTATGGCTAATAATGGCCCAAATACCAATGGATCTCAGTTTTTCATCACCTATGGGAAGCAGCCACATCTGGACATGAAATACACAGTATTTGGCAAGGTGATAGAAGGTCTGGAGACTCTAGATGAACTGGAGAAGTTACCCGTAAATGAGAAGACATATCGACCTCTTAATGATGTACACATTAAGGACATAACTATTCATGCCAACCCATTTGCCCAGTAG